The Brachyhypopomus gauderio isolate BG-103 chromosome 1, BGAUD_0.2, whole genome shotgun sequence genome includes the window tacatttaaaaataataccgcgcagtgacacaaacgtaatgtcaggagatacattattgatatgtcaggagatacattgttactgttaaaaatgcacttccaataaagtgagcaaaacaaattttgctgctgaatgtaactactaaagtaacttgtaatctaatgtagttacttttaaaatcaagtaatcagtaacgtaactaagttactttttaaaggagttcTGTGgtctcttacccagtggtcagtgctgtatTCTCCACCATGTTTCTAAACACTCTGGTTTGGTTCTGAGgtctcttacccagtggtcagtgctgtacTCTCCACCCATGTTTCTAAACACTCTGGTTTGGTTCTGAGGTCTCTTAtccagtggtcagtgctgtgattctgatctcattcttttactcagtggtcagtgctgtgattctgctctcattctcttacccagtggtcagtgttgtgattctgctctcattctcttacccagtggtcagtgctgtgattctgatctcattctcttacccagtggtcagtgctgtgattctgctctcattctcttacccagtggtcagtgttgtgattctgatctcattctcttacccagtggtcagtgctgtgattgtgctctcattctcttacccagtggtcagtactgtgattctgctctcattctcttacccagtggtcagtactgtgattctgatctcattctcttacccagtggtcagtgctgtgattgtgctctcattctcttacccagtggtcagtgctgtgattctgctctcattctcttacccagtggtcagtgctgtgattctgctctcattctcttacccagtggtcagtactgtgattctgctctcattctcttacccagtggtcagtgctgtgattctgatctcattctcttacccagtggtcagtgctgtgattctgatctcattctcttacccagtggtcagtgctgtgattctgatctcattctcttacccagtggtcagtgctgtgattctgatctcattctcttacccagtggtcagtgttgtgattctgatctcattctcttacccagtggtcagtgctgtgattctgatctcattctcttacccagtggtcagtgctgtgtcGTCCACCCATTTCCAGGATCCCTCTTTGTCTTCATCGGTCAAGCCGATCCAAGCTTCAGTACGGGAAAACATTTTATTGATGAACTCCTGTGAAGAGATGACATAGGCTGTCATCTACCACAGCAGACAGGACCCCAGGTGCAGGCCGTGCTAAGACGACCCTGAGACAATCCAGCACTTAACAGCACGATGCAATACGGGAGCGAACAGGTTTTATCTAAGAAACAAACAAGACAGAGACATGACGAGCATTGCCATGGGAACTGCAACACCAAGGAGGGGgcagtcatcacacacacacacacacacacacacacacacacacacacacacacacacaatcttctcacctgttcctctctgctgtttatgatcaccaggtcccctcctctctctctgcagtcctgTCTGCTGTTTCTCCAGCTCTTCGTGTCCGTGGTGATGATATAGATACTGAAGTTGAAATAACTCCATCCTAGTGCAGAGCATTACCACaggaagtcacacacacacacacacacacacacacacacacgcacacacacacacacacacacacaggaaattaGGTGTTCTCTTGGCTTATTTCCTGATTATTATACATACTCAGGATTATGTATTATGTACATACTAATACATAATACAGTATTAGTATTACAGTATTAATATTACAGTATTATTATTCCTCAATACTGGACAAAGTGTATTAAACAATAAACATTTTCATAATAAcagatcaataataataaacttAGGTTGAAGAAAGGTCAGAACAAGGATAGTTATGCTGTAGATATGTGATTCAGacatggatatttattttcactgTGCAGGATCTCTGTAGTTCATATTTATTCACTTACCCAGTACTGAAAGTCCTTTCTGCAGTCCAGCATTCTCCATCAATAACTGACCTCTCACTACAGAAATGTTATTGTAACATTTCTCTATAGTCAGGTTGTAGTTACAGGTCtgtagctggtctctctctttAGTCAGATTGTAGTTTctggtctgtaactggtctctctctgcagtgaacGTGACCCACATCACTATGATGACAGtcagcaggagaacacacagcagcaccagacacactgcagtcagTCTGGAACATCTGCTGTCTGCAGTGTATCCACCTACAGGGGGAATCAACAAATAGAAATATTCTTATCATAAATTATCTCCATACCAAGGGCACTGTCATCTTGTCTTCATCCTACGTCTAATCACTCTTTACACTTTACTCTTCATacatgattttttttaaatacagtaAGCACTCACTATCTCACTAAGGTACATTCTTTCTATTTTCTTTCATTCCCTTCTTTTCTATATTTTCCTTAACCATCAATCAGCTAGTTTAATTAAGGTAAACTGTATCGTTTTTCTGAGCTTTAGGCTGGTTTAACTGATTCATgtaaaaatctttaaaaaaagaaGCTACCAAAGAAAATGACCAACGTACCAACATGGGTTTGTGGTTTCGTCTTTGAATCTTTGTCCTCTCTGTTGGGGTCATGACATCTAACAGCATCTACACTCTCATAAatatccaccaccatctccacatgCTCTCCTCTCTTCAGCTCCTCAGCTATAATACCCTGAGACATATTTATTTTACAGACTCACAAAACATGTGAATTTATAACTTCCATGTCTCTTTGTATGTGCCTCTCTCTGGGATATAATGACAAATTTACTGGTGTGGCAATAATGGGGGTGCCAATTGTGAAGACATCAAGTGAGGATGTTACAAAACAGTAGCTGAACGTAACGGTGTTCCTGACGTAAGAGATAAGCTCCATATGGTCAAGTCAAGTAAAATTTTTTTATAaggcactttttacaacacgtcaTCACAAATCTGTGCTTTCAGAGCACAACACACATTTTTGATACGCTACAGATAAGCTACTTGAATTATGATTGGATTATGTTTCTCTGCATACTTTCATGCACAAAACCAATGTGGACCATGATTGAATAGCTATTTAGGTTAATGTTAATAAATTGCACATGTATAGTGTCTGCAGGGTACAGTAGcacagttacacatgcattcagTCCATGTCACATCCATCATAGAAAAAGACTATAATTGTGCACATTAGCTATACAATATATCTGTCAGGAATGGTTCCACAAGAAATCTGACACTACTACAGGTGACGATGTAATAAAGACAACGACACGGGGCTCCAGGGACACGCCCCCTCACAAGCCCACCTAATCACAAATCCCTCCTACCTCATTATCACCCGTTAATCTGTTGATTTACTTCACCTGTTCTCCACCTAATTACAGAACAGTGTAAGCTCGCGGGGTTTCTGCCACCAGTGCTGCGCGTTGTTCGGCCACGCTTGTATGTCGTTGTGTTCGCGTTGATCCTTCAGGGCTGTCTATGTTTACTTGATCTTCACCTTGTGCTTTCCTTGTTTTTTTACGCCTCTCCATCACATGCAAGTATAAAATCATACCAGTATCAGGATACAAATAAAGGGAAGCACAGATCAAATCAGGAATGAataaatgttcaatttatatagcgcctttcaagatacccaaggttgctttacaattttaacacaggtacttacacgaccaatcacacaccagcgaAGGAAGGAAATTGATAAACATGTAGGTTTGCGGTACATCTACATGTGAACTTTAAAGCTGTAACAACTCATTAGGCACCTGAAGAGTTGCATACTTGGTTAATGCATTGGACCAGGCttggtggaggggagagacTAGAACTGCTTTGGACACACAGTAAGCCGCAAATAATTTGGACACACAGTAAGCCGCAAATAATTTGGACACACAGTAAGCCAAGGTACCGAACAGCAAGTTCAATACAGCAAATAATTTGAGGAACATGTCAAGTACGTTACTCATGCAATTCAGTAATGATTGAAATTCATAACTTTGTGTGGTCATTACACGTGTAAGTAGAATTGACACCAAAGCATCCGTTTGTTTTTATATGGTTGTCAAACCATCTTAACTTTCAACAGAGACAATAGGAGCCATAGTTTATTGTGTATATCGCCTGGCTTTCAACGAGCAATGGAGGAGTTTTATCGAGTGTGTGCACAGGACTGAAGTCAGGGGAACAGACCAGGAGTAAACGATGAACATGAAACCCAACAGTGGACTTTCTTGGATTTACTTGGCCTGGGAACTAGAACCATAACtaactatagaactacttttggaccacaaatacggacttctgctagcaggctgcccaatggaggatgggttcccttttgagtcttggccctcccgaggtttcttcctaatccccaccatcatagggagtttttccttgccactgtcgcctttggtttgttcattagggatctggacctatacaattgtaaagctgctttgtgacatgtgttgtaaaaagcgctataataaatttgactttgacttttgtGAATGCCGTGGCATTCAAAAGAGGACCTGGGCTGatgagaaaataaaataaaccaaaagGATAAGTGTGGTACGTAATTCACACTGAAAGGGCAGCTGAATAGTTTAATCTTCTTTAATTAGTTTACTGAACATACTGAAACACGCGGTAGAATCCAAGACAAATCAAGACTGAAACGCAGGTTACAACAAAGTGGAAAATTGAAAATGGACAAGTGGGCATCTCCGTTCTGAGGCTAGATCACCTCGGTCCTGGGGCGCTTGGGTTGGGGTAATTGTCGATTTGGTAACATGGGCGACGGGTGAATAAAATGAAGGAAACTCTGTAATCAGCTTTCTTTCCTTTATTGGTGGCTGGTACTGCGCTGTGGCTACTCGCATgtcctccttctctttctttctcgaTTCACACACTTATCCTTTCTCTCTActtacccctcccctctcatGTTATTCCAGTGCTCACTAGCTAAACAAGATACAGGTGGCGAGGACAACAGACAACGAATGGCTAAAGAGGGGCGGTCATGTGACATTGTgtatataattttatttatttaattcaaAATGTCTGCAGTAATCAAACAGGAATTTCCGACCAACAATTCCAAGACGGCAAATAATTTGAGGAGTCGGTAACGGATAGAATTCCATTTCCACCACCAGGGAGCGCCATTTACTACATGTTTAAAATATGCAGCTCATGCAATATCAGTTGTGCAGTCATTACACATGCTGGGAGAATTATGGAACTGAAGCACCTCAAAGTTTTAGAACTATGTTGAcaatgttttacattttatcaAAAGATTTTATCATTCAgcagaaacaaaaccaacaatAGAAAAACATTACAAAGTGAATCAAACGTTTCCACAAGATTCTTGATACACACCCCGATGTATAAAGAACAATTTTGCAAAATTTCAAACTCAGTTACTGTCATTCACTCTGACTCAGTTTAACGTTTTCTCACAGATTCCATGCACATTCATTCCACAGGGATAATCACACCAGGTGAAGACACTGTAATTAGAAAATGTGCATGCAGTTACAACACAGTGCTCACTGCCTTGATAGTGATTTGGTTCATTGCTCCACCAGAACCTGAAAGCATAAAAGTGCCCTTGAAATTCACACCTTACAAT containing:
- the LOC143524256 gene encoding uncharacterized protein LOC143524256; the protein is MSQGIIAEELKRGEHVEMVVDIYESVDAVRCHDPNREDKDSKTKPQTHVGGYTADSRCSRLTAVCLVLLCVLLLTVIIVMWVTFTAERDQLQTRNYNLTKERDQLQTCNYNLTIEKCYNNISVVRGQLLMENAGLQKGLSVLGWSYFNFSIYIITTDTKSWRNSRQDCRERGGDLVIINSREEQEFINKMFSRTEAWIGLTDEDKEGSWKWVDDTALTTGYWWKQEPNDYGGNEDCAITGYKTATDSVLTWADYPCQHHVVGICEKSLN